A stretch of the Bacillus sp. FJAT-18017 genome encodes the following:
- the dtd gene encoding D-aminoacyl-tRNA deacylase, whose translation MKAVVQRSKQASVTVDGEVVGSIPKGLVVLLGVTHEDTEKDAAFLADKIANLRIYEDEEGKMNLSLLDVGGDILSVSQFTLYGDCRKGRRPNFMAAARPEVANGLYETFNSMLRDKGITVETGRFGAMMDVSLVNDGPVTLIIDSKA comes from the coding sequence ATGAAAGCAGTTGTTCAGCGCAGCAAGCAAGCAAGCGTGACAGTAGATGGGGAAGTAGTCGGCAGTATTCCGAAAGGACTTGTTGTCCTGCTGGGTGTTACTCATGAGGATACAGAAAAGGATGCGGCCTTTTTAGCTGATAAAATTGCGAATTTGCGGATTTATGAGGATGAGGAAGGCAAAATGAACTTGTCGCTTCTTGATGTCGGCGGCGATATTTTGTCAGTTTCCCAATTTACGCTCTATGGAGATTGCCGAAAAGGCAGGCGCCCAAATTTCATGGCAGCGGCCAGGCCTGAAGTTGCAAATGGCCTTTATGAAACGTTCAACAGCATGCTCCGGGACAAAGGAATCACTGTCGAAACGGGCCGATTTGGCGCAATGATGGATGTCAGCCTTGTGAATGATGGTCCAGTTACACTAATTATAGATAGCAAAGCTTGA
- a CDS encoding SH3 domain-containing protein — protein sequence MGRKIFLLAACCVLLIGAVFPLKEYAAGITVTAAVDGLNIRSGPGLSYSVVATVKKGAVFTVLSEKGEWMQLRLSTGKTGWAANWLVNRQQAASKTNTTAIITADKLRIRSGPGTNYSMTGSLTMGEQVTILENSGLWSKIESKRGSGWVSSEFLKETGSPGKTTGTAPATSAAKTKIKVVNADILNVRTTPSSKAAVAGKLKQGAKVEVLSESNGWSKISFSNGKIGWVSSEFLSAQEESPNSGKNSTGIIGTVTATALSVRNAGSLDGKIIATVKKGQKFSILEEKNSWAKIEYQKGKYGWVAGWYLVKAAEEPGNAAGNTGKEVNESKVTILHDGSNIRQKPELNAKVIARGNKGEQFKVKKVSGSWYEIELKNGSSGFIAGWIVQVSGSAPQISKEDGFSYLKNKVIVIDPGHGGIDTGTIGVRGTYEKGLTLKTANLLTSKLTKHGAKVVMTRSRDTYYSLPSRVSSAHINGADAFISIHYDSINDRTVRGMTTYYYHSYQKKLAETVHSATVTETKSKNRNARFGDYHVIRENKQAAALIELGFLSNASEEMGVLSNQFQESASTGIVNGLARYFKEK from the coding sequence ATGGGAAGGAAAATATTTTTGCTCGCTGCCTGCTGTGTCCTGCTTATCGGGGCTGTCTTCCCATTAAAGGAATACGCTGCAGGGATTACTGTCACCGCAGCGGTTGACGGCCTTAATATCAGGAGCGGTCCCGGCTTAAGCTACAGTGTTGTTGCTACTGTAAAAAAGGGAGCAGTTTTTACCGTCCTCTCAGAAAAAGGAGAATGGATGCAGCTCAGACTTTCCACAGGAAAAACCGGCTGGGCTGCCAATTGGCTGGTGAACCGCCAGCAAGCCGCTTCCAAAACCAATACAACCGCGATTATTACAGCGGACAAGCTTCGAATTAGGAGTGGACCAGGAACCAACTATTCGATGACAGGTTCATTGACAATGGGCGAGCAGGTTACTATCCTCGAAAACTCTGGACTTTGGAGTAAGATCGAAAGTAAACGCGGCAGCGGCTGGGTTTCAAGTGAATTCCTGAAAGAGACAGGCTCACCAGGAAAAACAACAGGAACTGCACCAGCAACATCAGCGGCTAAGACGAAAATAAAAGTTGTAAACGCAGATATTTTGAATGTGCGCACAACTCCTTCATCCAAAGCTGCCGTTGCCGGGAAGCTAAAGCAGGGCGCCAAAGTAGAAGTCTTGTCAGAATCAAACGGCTGGTCGAAAATCTCATTCTCAAATGGAAAAATAGGTTGGGTAAGCTCTGAATTTTTATCAGCGCAAGAAGAGAGCCCGAACTCTGGGAAAAATTCCACGGGTATTATCGGAACTGTAACAGCGACAGCACTCAGTGTCAGAAACGCAGGTTCTTTGGACGGGAAGATTATTGCGACAGTCAAAAAAGGCCAGAAGTTCAGCATACTTGAAGAAAAGAATAGCTGGGCCAAAATTGAATACCAAAAAGGCAAATATGGCTGGGTGGCAGGCTGGTACCTTGTTAAGGCTGCCGAGGAACCAGGCAATGCTGCCGGCAATACTGGCAAGGAAGTCAATGAAAGCAAGGTGACTATCCTCCATGACGGAAGCAACATCCGTCAAAAGCCGGAATTGAATGCAAAAGTGATTGCCCGTGGAAACAAGGGTGAACAATTCAAAGTTAAGAAAGTGTCGGGCAGCTGGTACGAAATCGAGCTCAAGAATGGCTCTAGCGGTTTTATCGCAGGCTGGATTGTCCAGGTATCTGGCAGTGCACCTCAAATCAGTAAGGAAGATGGTTTTTCATACCTAAAAAACAAAGTAATTGTTATTGACCCCGGCCATGGCGGAATTGATACTGGTACCATCGGGGTAAGAGGTACATACGAAAAAGGCCTAACATTAAAGACTGCGAACCTCTTAACCAGTAAGCTCACAAAGCACGGTGCCAAAGTTGTGATGACGCGGAGCCGCGATACGTATTATTCGCTGCCTTCAAGGGTCAGCTCTGCGCATATAAATGGTGCGGACGCATTCATTTCAATCCATTATGATTCTATTAACGACAGAACAGTACGCGGAATGACCACCTATTATTATCATTCCTATCAAAAGAAACTCGCTGAAACAGTCCATTCAGCAACGGTTACTGAAACAAAATCAAAAAATCGGAACGCCCGCTTCGGCGATTATCATGTAATAAGGGAAAACAAGCAGGCAGCAGCCCTCATTGAGCTTGGTTTCCTGAGCAATGCGTCCGAGGAAATGGGTGTCCTAAGCAACCAATTCCAGGAAAGTGCATCGACAGGAATTGTGAACGGGCTTGCCCGCTATTTCAAGGAAAAATAA
- the hisS gene encoding histidine--tRNA ligase yields the protein MTINIPRGTQDILPGQVETWQLIEETARKLCKVFQYQEIRTPVFEHTELFSRGVGDTTDIVTKEMYTFEDRGGRSLTLRPEGTASTVRAYVEKKMFGYADQPVKLYYMGPMFRYERPQAGRFRQFVQFGVEALGSNDPAIDAEVISLAMALYSELGLKKLKLVINSLGDKESRKDHREALVSHFQPRIGEFCSDCQTRLEKNPLRILDCKKDRDHELMKSAPSIVDYLNEESRSYFEKVQEYLKQLDISFEVDPNLVRGLDYYNHTAFEIMSEAEGFGAITTLAGGGRYNGLVEDLGGPETAGIGFALSIERFIAALEAEKVELPVKREIDVYIVSLGEKAKDYSVGLLQQLRREGISAERDYLNRKLKAQFKAADRLNARFVAVLGDDELDKGVINLKDMVSGDQKEVELASFVKMFGELQG from the coding sequence ATGACGATCAATATTCCAAGGGGAACCCAGGATATCCTGCCAGGGCAGGTGGAAACGTGGCAATTGATTGAAGAAACAGCGCGCAAGCTTTGCAAAGTCTTTCAATACCAGGAAATCAGGACGCCTGTTTTTGAACATACAGAACTTTTTAGCCGAGGAGTCGGTGACACAACAGATATCGTAACGAAGGAAATGTATACCTTCGAAGACCGCGGCGGCAGAAGCCTTACCCTCCGCCCTGAAGGGACTGCCTCAACAGTCCGTGCTTATGTAGAAAAGAAAATGTTCGGATATGCCGATCAGCCTGTAAAGCTTTACTATATGGGACCAATGTTCCGCTATGAACGCCCGCAGGCTGGCCGATTCCGCCAGTTTGTACAGTTCGGAGTCGAGGCGCTTGGCAGCAACGACCCGGCCATTGATGCGGAAGTAATTTCGCTGGCAATGGCTTTATACAGCGAGTTGGGACTGAAAAAATTGAAGCTAGTTATCAACAGCCTAGGCGACAAGGAAAGCCGGAAGGACCACAGGGAAGCGCTTGTCAGCCACTTTCAGCCGCGGATCGGAGAATTTTGCAGCGATTGCCAAACTAGGCTTGAGAAAAACCCGCTTAGAATCCTTGACTGCAAAAAGGACCGCGACCACGAGTTAATGAAGTCGGCTCCATCAATAGTCGATTATCTTAACGAAGAATCCCGTTCCTATTTTGAAAAGGTTCAGGAATATCTTAAACAACTGGATATTTCATTCGAGGTTGACCCGAATCTTGTCCGGGGCCTTGATTATTATAACCACACAGCCTTTGAGATTATGAGTGAAGCAGAGGGCTTTGGCGCGATCACCACTCTCGCTGGCGGCGGCCGCTATAATGGCCTGGTTGAGGATCTTGGAGGTCCCGAAACAGCAGGAATCGGCTTTGCTTTGAGTATAGAAAGGTTCATAGCCGCCCTGGAAGCAGAGAAAGTCGAGCTTCCGGTCAAGCGGGAAATAGATGTCTACATCGTTTCTCTAGGTGAAAAGGCAAAGGACTATTCAGTCGGTTTGCTGCAGCAGCTTCGCAGAGAGGGGATTTCCGCCGAACGCGACTATTTGAACAGGAAGCTTAAGGCCCAATTCAAGGCTGCCGACCGGTTGAATGCCCGATTTGTTGCAGTACTGGGTGACGATGAGCTAGATAAAGGTGTTATCAATTTGAAAGATATGGTTTCCGGCGACCAGAAAGAAGTAGAACTAGCTTCTTTTGTAAAAATGTTCGGGGAACTGCAAGGATAA